From the genome of Flavobacterium luteolum, one region includes:
- a CDS encoding SixA phosphatase family protein produces MKNLILIRHAKSSWEAPLKDFDRPLMKRGILDAHDVSLNISGYLPKTYIMWSSTAARASETALIFAQNLSYPLESIIFRDDLYTFDERQLEKVIKSCDNSFESVILFGHNEAITNFVNKFGDVFIENVPTSGFVSLQFDADSWDTIHKGKTHKTIFPKDLK; encoded by the coding sequence ATGAAAAATCTTATTTTAATTCGTCATGCCAAATCTAGCTGGGAAGCACCTTTAAAAGATTTTGATCGTCCGTTAATGAAAAGGGGAATTTTAGATGCGCATGATGTTTCATTAAATATTTCAGGGTATCTTCCTAAGACATATATAATGTGGAGCAGTACTGCTGCGAGAGCCTCAGAAACTGCTTTAATTTTTGCGCAAAACTTATCCTATCCTTTAGAGAGTATCATTTTTAGAGATGATTTATACACTTTTGATGAAAGGCAACTCGAAAAAGTTATTAAATCATGTGATAATAGTTTTGAAAGCGTTATTCTTTTCGGACATAACGAGGCTATTACAAATTTTGTTAATAAATTTGGGGATGTTTTTATAGAAAATGTTCCAACTTCAGGCTTTGTATCTTTACAATTTGATGCCGACAGCTGGGACACGATCCATAAGGGCAAAACACATAAAACTATTTTCCCCAAAGATTTAAAATAA